In Yamadazyma tenuis chromosome 7, complete sequence, the sequence ACATACGAAATTAACGGCTCTGACGAATTGTGCTTTATACCAACACGATACAATAGAATACAAAATACATTTGCGCGAGTTTTCGCTCGTCTaggaagaaaaaaatttgtTTTCATCTTTGCTCCACCTTTAGACAGTTGAAAAGGTTAaaagaattgttcaatatATTTAAAACAGTTTTGCTTTGCAAGCAGATCTTCTAAATCGATATTTCACTTCCCACTTAAAGTAGAAGTTCAAATCTCGAGGGGAGATTATATCCAATATATTCCGATAATCCATTTCCCTTTTATCTGGGTTCCTTATTTTGGTTATACGGGTAGAGATTATATCCCATCTCTGTTGGCGAAACCATGGCACAATCCAATCATTCCAACTTGGTTGGAGTTCATTACAAGGTGGGTAAGAAGATTGGTGAAGGTTCCTTTGGAatcatttttgaaggtATCAATCTTTTAACCAACCAGCAAGTAGCCATCAAGTTTGAACCGAGAAAGTGTGAAGCTCCTCAATTACGGGACGAGTATAGAAGTTATAGAATATTAAGTGATGCCGAAGGAGTTCCAAAAGCCTACttctttggtcaagaagGTGTTCACAATATTTTGATCATTGACTTGTTGGGACcttctcttgaagatttaTTTGATTGGTGTGGTAGAAAGCTTTCTATCAAAACTGTGATCCAAATTGCCAGACAAATGATCCAACGAGTCCAGGTTATCCATGAACACAATCTCATATACAGAGACATCAAGCCCGATAACTTTTTAATAGGCAAACCCGGTACTCCCCAAGCCAACCAaatctttttggtggattttGGTATGGCCAAACAGTATAGAGAtcccaaaaccaaaactCATATTCCATATAGAGAAAAGAAAGCCTTAAGTGGGACTGCCAGATATATGTCTATTAACACTCATTTGGGCAGAGAGCAGCTGAGAAGAGACGATTTGGAGAGTTTGGGTCATGTCTTTATGTATTTCTTAAGAGGTTCCCTACCATGGCAAGGATTGAAAGCTCCTACAAACAAACAGAAGTATGAGAAGATTGGCTATAAAAAGCAGGTTACCTCCATTAACGAATTATGCTTTGGGTTCCCTATTCAATTTGCCCAGTACTTGAACTATGTTCGTGGCTTAAAGTTTGATGAAGACCCCGATTATAACTATTTAGTGAGCTTAATGGATAAGGCAATGGTCTCCATTAATgcagaagatgatgaacGTTACGACTGGATGGACTTGAACGGGGGTAAGGGCTGGGATGCTGCTCTTAACAAAAAGGCCAATTTGCATGGATATGGAAATCCTCATCCTCCAAGACCTCAACAACAGTCTTCCAGCTCCAAATTGAATAAAGGTAAAAAGGCCAACTATAATTCCATTAATCCTGATAAGAACCGTCATTTCCTCAATGCCAGCTATAATTCTGGAGGGGATCATTATCAAAGTGGAATGGTACCTATCAGGGACCATGGAAGTTTGCATTCCGAGAATACCTCTTTCAACGAAGGAAGAAGCTGGTGGTCCAGGCTACGCTGCTGTTTCTAGCTAGTACCCAACATGACTTCTGTTAACTATTCAAGATTATTTGCATGTCACTAATTTTAATtcatgaagatgttgatggttTGTCCAAGTTTTAGGGAGTCCTCCTTCCATCTGTATATTACTAACATTTCACTCCCGTAGATGACTTCAAATACCGGTATTGTTTTATTTCATTTTCACTTCAACCTTTTTGCACTAAATATACCAGATTAAATACATAAATTCATAAATTCAATCGATAATTTTTCGCGTTGGTAATGGTGTCCGATAATAAACTGGCTATAGATTTTGAAAGACGATCCAAAGCCGCTTGCGTCCGGTGCCGCAAAAGGAAGACGAAATGTACTGGAGAATTCCCGTGTTCTGCTTGTGTCCAAACTAAGTCAGAATGTGTATACCCcagaaaaccaaaaagaATCAGTGTTCTTGATACCGAACTCGAATCTCTACACAAGAAAGTGAAACGGttagaagaagatcttaaacttgaaaaactccTCCATCTGGATCCTGATCCATCGCAAAAGAACTGGAAGTTGTCAGTGTTGTTAAACTCTCCGTCTTGTGAACTAATCTGTTGGAATTtaatcaacttcatgaaaAGCACAGATGAAGACATAACCATATCACCAGATTTtaatttcttcatcgaAGAGGATACTTACGATTCTGTGTTGTCTCAGCAGGCTGCACTAGGGCGTTCTCCGTGGGAGGTTGTGCAGGTTTTATCGGAAATATCtttgtttgaagttgaaagctgtttgaaaaagacCTCCCAATTTATGAACACCGGTTACATGACGATAAACCCAGTAGAATTCAGAAACCAGTTACAATACTATTACTCGCCAGATGGAGTCTTTACCTACCGCAAGGTAGATAGTGTGGATtactttttgttgaaggtgttgatgattgTGGCCTTGGGAAATGTTTATGATGAGAAGAACTGTTTATCCCCAGGGATGCCCAAAGTTGAACTACCAGGATTGAAATACTTTAAGGTTGTGTCTAACAACTTACCTTCCAACTTCCAGCTCATTACCTTTGAAAAAAAGAACATCTCCAGTATTTTCGAGGTAATTGAGTTGTTCGGGGTAGTGTCCATCTACTGCCGAATCCTTGATAAGAAGTCAGCTTCTTGTTTTTTCACCTTAACGGCCTTACAACTTTGTGTTTCTATTAACTTACACAAGGACACATTCTTGAGTAGGACGAATAAAAGAGGATTAGACTTACTACCAAACAACAACTCCAGAGCCATTTTTTGGTCCACCTATTGTCTAAACAGATTCTACAGTACTCGAATTGGACATCCCCTACTTTTATCCTTCAAGGATGTCAACGTACAATTTGAGAAGGACTATGGAAGTAGTGATGGGACTAATAAGAACTTCTACGAGACAAATGACGACATAAAACACTATATCAAGTTGGCCCAGATCTCTGAACTTATCAATGTGGATGTTTACAATAACAAGAGAAAGTCCCTGGAGTATATCAGCACTTTGTTTTCGATACTTTCACTTCTTAAAGATTGGAGTGAGAATCTACCTCCACATTTGCAACTTGATGGAAACCTCTCGTTATCTGCGCCATATTCAAGAGCTCTTTCAAGTCTACATTTGAATCATTTACACCATGTGTATCTCACATGTATTCCTATTCTGTTGCATTTAgcaaagttgaagatatctCATTACAACAAGACTGGGAGGTTGAGAAAGCTCGAATTGAGTTCATTACCTTTAAATGTCCAAAACTTGCTTATCTACTGCCAGCAATCTTGTCAGCAGACGGTgaacatcttcaagctgCTTTACGAAAAGAAACTAGTGACGGTGTTTGGCTTTACTGATATTGATTATCTCTTCTCTGTGAGTGCCATCTCCATCATTTGTGTGATTTTAGACTACGAAAGAGATGACCGAACTCCAGCTAGCTTTGAAGATAACTTTAAAACGTGTACCAAAATCTTATCAGATATGGGGGAGCTGGGTAACCGCATAGCTGAAGCTAAGCTCAATCAGATCACtagacttgttgaagttttggatCCAATTTTATCTCAACTCGAGTATAGTTTAGACAAAACAAGCGAAGTCCCCGTTTTTGACCCCACCGAAAGTAACGAAATGTTCAGCTTTGTGGATGTGTCGCAAGATATGGACCAGCTTTTCAAGCTTACAGATGCTGACTTGAGTTTCATGGAAGCTTTGCTTAACGAATACGACACTATATTGAAATAGAGACTTACGCGACATTTATACAAAATTGATGTGGTGCTAGTTATATTTTAGTCCATTGACAGTTATTGCAATCAGAATAATCAGGAATATCAACGAGCTAATTATGAACTGGTTGTTTTAAAATGTAAATCCAGTCTAAACTATTCATCAAGGAGCATAATTAAACTGCAAAGCAACATTCGGGTAAAAAGGGTATATTATTCGTTCAATGTATCGACTATAGACAAAAATAAAATTATTCAACAACGCTATTGTTCCTCGACCGAGCCATGGAATCTTCTGACAGGACACTTGAATTTCGTTCCATCTTCGGAGCACCTGCTATGTCTTCAATATTGGGCTGTTCCATCGATTCTTTGATGCGTGCGCCGGTAGGCATCCAATAATTATTATTGGTGGGTGTGCTATGATAGTTGTAAAAGCTTCCTGTGTTGACCTGGGAAGCTCCGCCGTAGTGCTGGTTGGACTTGCCGTTAACGGCCATGTTaatcttggtgaaaaagttgTCAAATAAATCTGGCATTATTCAATAGTAAGGACTCATTATGGGGGGACACTCATCCCTTTTTATAGTTGGGCACCACCACAGTTATCTGGGTAACTACTCCACTTTAGGACTTGATTATTAATAAAAACTTAGTGACTGCGTGGTTTAGCAATAGAGGGGATGTCAAATTGCAATTGCTGCAACTGCTCTTATGCACGCCTTATCGATTTTCTAGATCTGGATGCTGCGGACTTTACCTCCTTAATTCAAAGCAATGATACCATGTTCTTTAATTATGTATAAACTATTAAAATCAGGGTCGTCCCTATGAACCCGTGGATGTAAGAAGCATGTTTTGATTGAGAAATGAAAGAAGCTTGTAAAATTAAAAtaaaagttggaaaaataTGACCCCCTCCTCATTCttgaccaaatccaactgTCTCCTCCACGGCCAACGTCAATTTCTGTTTCAAACTCTCATAATCAGTATAAGGTGGTAAATCAACTCTGTTGAAACAAGTGTGTGACTTGGGTAATTGATTTGATTCACCGGCTTTTTCAATGGTGAATCTTCTTGGACCGTCTGAACCTTGTAAGTCTTTGAATCCATTCACAGGGATTCTGGAAGTACCAGTGGTAAATTGCAATAACCTAGCCTTCTGTTCTGAGTCCCATTCCTTGATACATTGCCAGAACCATTGGATGACTTGGTCACTTTCCTGGTATCCTCTGTAATCAGTATGTTTCTTCCAGTCTTCAACATCGATCTCAGCCAAACCACCAATTAATAATTCTAATTCcctttcatcaaagacattaacaagttcttgaggAATTAATTCGTTGAATCCACTTATAAAGGCCTTGAACTGCTCTTCAACTCTCTTGTAAATCTTCCATTCGGTTATGAATTCAACGTATTCGTGCTTGTTCTCTTCGGTCACTTCAATGTTTCTACCATCTTCCTTCAAAtcgacttcaacaatttcacCAAACCTCTCATCTTCAGCACTGAatgtcaagtccaacacATCAGTGATGTCGTTATCCAATATCCACTTCAACGATCTGTAGAATTCAGCATCAACACCCTCCATATCCTGCAATACAACCTTCTTGCGTAACATCATCTTATACAATGCACCGACAAAGAAAGCATCCAAGAATCTTCTGTGGAAAACACCCAAACCAACCACTCTaccaatgaacttgaagtagT encodes:
- a CDS encoding uncharacterized protein (COG:K; EggNog:ENOG503NYUZ) codes for the protein MAQSNHSNLVGVHYKVGKKIGEGSFGIIFEGINLLTNQQVAIKFEPRKCEAPQLRDEYRSYRILSDAEGVPKAYFFGQEGVHNILIIDLLGPSLEDLFDWCGRKLSIKTVIQIARQMIQRVQVIHEHNLIYRDIKPDNFLIGKPGTPQANQIFLVDFGMAKQYRDPKTKTHIPYREKKALSGTARYMSINTHLGREQSRRDDLESLGHVFMYFLRGSLPWQGLKAPTNKQKYEKIGYKKQVTSINELCFGFPIQFAQYLNYVRGLKFDEDPDYNYLVSLMDKAMVSINAEDDERYDWMDLNGGKGWDAALNKKANLHGYGNPHPPRPQQQSSSSKLNKGKKANYNSINPDKNRHFLNASYNSGGDHYQSGMVPIRDHGSLHSENTSFNEGRSCVLDTELESLHKKVKRLEEDLKLEKLLHSDPDPSQKNWKLSVLLNSPSCELICWNLINFMKSTDEDITISPDFNFFIEEDTYDSVLSQQAALGRSPWEVVQVLSEISLFEVESCLKKTSQFMNTGYMTINPVEFRNQLQYYYSPDGVFTYRKVDSVDYFLLKVLMIVALGNVYDEKNCLSPGMPKVELPGLKYFKVVSNNLPSNFQLITFEKKNISSIFEVIELFGVVSIYCRILDKKSASCFFTLTALQLCVSINLHKDTFLSRTNKRGLDLLPNNNSRAIFWSTYCLNRFYSTRIGHPLLLSFKDVNVQFEKDYGSSDGTNKNFYETNDDIKHYIKLAQISELINVDVYNNKRKSSEYISTLFSILSLLKDWSENLPPHLQLDGNLSLSAPYSRALSSLHLNHLHHVYLTCIPISLHLAKLKISHYNKTGRLRKLELSSLPLNVQNLLIYCQQSCQQTVNIFKSLYEKKLVTVFGFTDIDYLFSVSAISIICVILDYERDDRTPASFEDNFKTCTKILSDMGESGNRIAEAKLNQITRLVEVLDPILSQLEYSLDKTSEVPVFDPTESNEMFSFVDVSQDMDQLFKLTDADLSFMEALLNEYDTILK